In Gossypium arboreum isolate Shixiya-1 chromosome 6, ASM2569848v2, whole genome shotgun sequence, the following are encoded in one genomic region:
- the LOC108475680 gene encoding protein RGF1 INDUCIBLE TRANSCRIPTION FACTOR 1-like isoform X1, which yields MVIMGIQKPAWLEALYTQKFFVGCCYHETAKKNEKNVYCLDCCVSICPHCIPSHRFHRLLQVRRYVYHDVVRLEDLQKLIDCSNVQAYTINSAKVVFIKKRPQNRQFKGAVNYCTSCDRSLQQPFIHCSLGCKVDFLLKHYKDLSPFLRKCKTLTLSPDFLIPQETGEEEMANETAQSTIVDSDEPMSWSSSGSESMSMSMSMAYSSDQIVRKKRSGLYLWRSSANRVSDEDIASSMSRRKGIPHRSPLC from the exons ATGGTGATTATG GGAATTCAAAAGCCTGCATGGTTAGAAGCTCTCTACACCCAGAAATTCTTTGTTGGGTGTTGTTACCATGAAACTGCAAAGAAGAACGAAAAGAACGTGTATTGTTTGGATTGTTGCGTCAGTATTTGCCCTCACTGCATACCCTCACATCGTTTCCACAGGCTTCTTCAGGTTCGTCGCTACGTATATCATGATGTTGTCAGATTGGAAGATCTTCAGAAGCTTATAGATTGCTCTAATGTCCAG GCCTATACTATAAACAGTGCTAAGGTGGTATTTATCAAAAAGAGACCTCAAAACAGGCAATTCAAAGGAGCTGTAAACTATTGTACTTCTTGTGATAGAAGTCTCCAACAACCATTTATCCATTGCTCCCTGGGGTGCAAG GTGGATTTTTTGCTGAAACACTACAAAGATTTGTCGCCATTCTTAAGGAAATGTAAAACTTTAACACTGAGCCCAGATTTCCTAATTCCCCAAGAGACTGGGGAGGAAGAAATGGCAAACGAGACAGCACAGTCAACAATAGTGGACAGTGATGAGCCAATGAGCTGGTCGTCGTCAGGGTCGGAGAGCATGAGCATGAGCATGAGCATGGCATACAGTTCTGATCAGATTGTTAGGAAGAAAAGAAGTGGGCTATATTTGTGGAGATCATCAGCTAATAGGGTTTCAGATGAGGATATTGCTTCAAGCATGAGTAGAAGGAAAGGCATTCCTCATAGATCTCCTCTATGTtag
- the LOC108475680 gene encoding protein RGF1 INDUCIBLE TRANSCRIPTION FACTOR 1-like isoform X2, which translates to MGIQKPAWLEALYTQKFFVGCCYHETAKKNEKNVYCLDCCVSICPHCIPSHRFHRLLQVRRYVYHDVVRLEDLQKLIDCSNVQAYTINSAKVVFIKKRPQNRQFKGAVNYCTSCDRSLQQPFIHCSLGCKVDFLLKHYKDLSPFLRKCKTLTLSPDFLIPQETGEEEMANETAQSTIVDSDEPMSWSSSGSESMSMSMSMAYSSDQIVRKKRSGLYLWRSSANRVSDEDIASSMSRRKGIPHRSPLC; encoded by the exons ATG GGAATTCAAAAGCCTGCATGGTTAGAAGCTCTCTACACCCAGAAATTCTTTGTTGGGTGTTGTTACCATGAAACTGCAAAGAAGAACGAAAAGAACGTGTATTGTTTGGATTGTTGCGTCAGTATTTGCCCTCACTGCATACCCTCACATCGTTTCCACAGGCTTCTTCAGGTTCGTCGCTACGTATATCATGATGTTGTCAGATTGGAAGATCTTCAGAAGCTTATAGATTGCTCTAATGTCCAG GCCTATACTATAAACAGTGCTAAGGTGGTATTTATCAAAAAGAGACCTCAAAACAGGCAATTCAAAGGAGCTGTAAACTATTGTACTTCTTGTGATAGAAGTCTCCAACAACCATTTATCCATTGCTCCCTGGGGTGCAAG GTGGATTTTTTGCTGAAACACTACAAAGATTTGTCGCCATTCTTAAGGAAATGTAAAACTTTAACACTGAGCCCAGATTTCCTAATTCCCCAAGAGACTGGGGAGGAAGAAATGGCAAACGAGACAGCACAGTCAACAATAGTGGACAGTGATGAGCCAATGAGCTGGTCGTCGTCAGGGTCGGAGAGCATGAGCATGAGCATGAGCATGGCATACAGTTCTGATCAGATTGTTAGGAAGAAAAGAAGTGGGCTATATTTGTGGAGATCATCAGCTAATAGGGTTTCAGATGAGGATATTGCTTCAAGCATGAGTAGAAGGAAAGGCATTCCTCATAGATCTCCTCTATGTtag